CcattggcggaactaatctaggatACATATTACACCACAAAATATTCCACATGCCATGGACTTGTGCGGCTCCTTTTGGTGGCGGGATGTTTCAAAGCTTATGCCAATTTATCGCGGGATTACACAGGTAACTATTCACAATGGATCTACGACTCTATTCTAGAAAGACGTATGGCTTGATAATGTCCTGGCTGAAACCCATCCTCGAGCCTTTTCATTTGCACAACATGAAGATATTTCTGGGAGAGATTTCTTGGGAAGCACTTCTCTGTGGCAAACGTTTCACCTACCTCTTTCGACACAAGCGCGTGAGGAGACACCTGACCTACAACAAAAAACCACGGAAATTGAGCTCACAGATCCCTTGGTCAATGATGTATGGAAGCATGTATGGGGATCAACACACTACTCGGCCAACAAATACTACAGGACATCCAAGCGAATTGAACATACACCTGGATCTGGCAGTCCAAAGCAACGATGGAAATCAAagtttttggttggttgcttctgtTTGATAGGCTCAACACTCGAAACATGCTAAAAATAAGACACTATAACATTGGCACTAATTTATGTTGCCTTCTCTGCAACATCTCTTTTTTTAAGTGTCCTTTTAGCCTTGATTGCTGGCATGAGCTTCATATGATGGGGGCAGAATAGGTACACGTCTGGACTGGGTGGTTGCAGCAAAAAACTCTTGGAACAAACCTCTGTTTATGGAAACCTTTCTTCTAGCTgcttggagcatttggaaggaaCGAAACGACAAACACTTTAGATGGGCGTCCAAGACTAAAAGAAAATTTGTCCCTCCTCACTTATAGGGTgggaaagaaacaaaaacccttcCTAGTTTCCTTTATTAACACTCTGTAATAAGAATTTTCTCCCAACCCTCATCCCCAAAGGGGATGATTTGTAAATGACCCCTTGTACATTATTGATCCCTATTAATTAATTTGCAGTAGGAGCCTCTCATGTTGTTTCAGCTGTCAAAAAAAGTGAAATGTAGGTTTCGAAAGTGAATAACGATATGAACTGAAATGTCAACTTATGAAACTGACCATTCCGAAATGTGAAAAGGTTTATTTTAAAATAATGAATATGTTCTTTCAAAAATGTGCAATTGAAGTAGATATGATTTATCTGAAACAAGTCAGTGAAAAGTGAAATGTAAGTTCTGAAAGTGAAAAACAACATAAAACTGAAAATGTGAACTTGTGAAACCGATTGAAATGATTTTATTCATAAGATTTCAAGCGGGCAAAATATGTGAAATGTGTTTCATGACTTTTAAAGTCATTTAAAATGTATCCAAAATGGGTTTTGTTTTAAAGGTCTTTGCGACAtgagttcaaatatataaaaaattttgAAATCGAAAGTTTGGTTTAAGAGATATGAATAATTTTAAGTTAGCAAAGGTGGAAAAAATGGATGAATTGGTttaggagagaagagagagaatgGGCAGCACATGCATGCAAGACCATGCGTCATCTGACCAAAAGTTGACACTCCCGTGCACCCTGTTTTACCATTTTGGGCCTTCACCCTATCGGCTATCGTCGTCCGTGACATTTGGTGAGTCCGTGTGCGTTGAAGTCTTCACCCCTATCGGCTATCGCCGTCcgtgagagcatctccagccgttcggccccccaaggGCTTGAAATAGCGCCGCCTGGGGGCGCGCCGGCGATAAATTCAGCGTGGGGGGCGATCGGtttcccagccgccgcccccaggtcgCCTCACACGCAGTTGTTTTAAAACCATACTCGGCCAAAATTTGGCCAAACACGACACATAATTCGGCAAAATTTAGGTCCATTGCATTTTTACATATTGAAaacacatattttttaaaaaaaaactactACTAACGCGCCGCCGCCTACCGCGCCGCCTATAGGCCGAAGAGCTTGCCGAAGGCGCTATAGTCACCGTCGCCCTCCTTCTtcacgccgccgccgtccttgCTGCACCCCTGCCCTGGGTCGCCTTGGCAGACTGGTTTGGTTGGCGGCGGTGCCTCGTCGTCACTGTCCTCGAGGACGATGACACTGCCCTCATCACGGCCGCGGCACCAAGCAGCGATCTCCTCGAGGGCGCGGCGCTAGCGCTCCATCTCCAGCCGGACGTAGTCCTCGCGCACCCACTTGATGGCGGCCTCCTCATCGGCGGCCATGTCCTCGTGCTCGCTCTTCATGGCGACGagacccggctccgtctttggcttgacgaggCGGGAGGAGGAGGGAACAGAGCGTAGGTGCGCCGCCTGAGCGGCGTCtccacgggctcggccttgacgttgACGAGCGTCCGCGAACTGGAtgaacgggaggaggaggaggaagaggacccgCCCACCATGTGCCTCGGCAACCGAGGGTCACCACTCCGGCGGGGGGCCGGACCAGGGCCGCCGGGTACTCGAGCAAAggatcgttgccgccctcgaggtgctcgAGGACGGCGTGGAGCGTGTGCCTGGGGGTGCCCCACCATAGGCGGCGGCCGTCGGTGTTGTGGCGCCCCCTCACCGGCGCGTTGTTGGTGGAGGCGAGCTGCTCCTTGTCGCGGCGTTGGAAGTACAACGCCCAGTGCGCGTGGTTGCTAGCGGCGTACTCTGGGAGGTCCCGCTCCTCCTCCGGCAGGGAGGCCCGAACACACGCGATCTCGTTGTGGAAGTGGCCGGCGTCGGTCGGCTGCAGAGGGACGGGGACGcctccggcgctgagcctccaccgccccggcACGCGCATGTCAGGCGGCGCCGGGTAGTTCGCCTCGtgcaggtggcggcggccgaagctgttGGCCGCCGCTCCATCGCCGTGAAATCGCTCTCCCATCGGCGGATCTagacggggagagagagagacgagatgggggcggcggcggcgggagaggcTGCGGGTGAGTGCGCCCACCGGCGAGGGAAGGGGCGGCTTTTATAGTGGCCGGTGGGCGGCAGACGTGTACGCGTGGAGGGAGGGGAAGGCGCACGTCACCGCATTGTGCCGCCCGTGAGGGATCTCAATGGAAGGCTGGCCGGCGGCAGCCTTGgtattgattccccgcgggaaaacaAGGCGATGAGGAAGACGAGACGCGGctggtcgctgactcggcgggtccACCGGGCTTTCGTGCCAAAATCGTTTCCCCCGACGcctcccagcgcgccgggttcagcCTGAGTCCGCCAACGCTAACTTGGCCCTAACCGGCGAAATTTGGACTCCTGGGGCCGTTTTTTTAGCGTCGGCGATAAAAAAAGAGCCTTGGAGGGTCCTGTTGGGGGAGTGGAGATGCTCTGACATTTGATGAGTCCGTccgcgttggagttgcccttacaGCATAGTCACAGCTACAGATTAGCACACGTCCAACACAACCGAGGGTGCGTCATACTTTGGCTGTGTTCGGGAATCctctgctcctccgccagggagcAGAGCGGGCGGAGCACCCCTTTCGCCGCTCGCTAAAATTGAACTGGTTGCCGCTCCGCTCCGCGGCGGAGTTACAGAGCGGAGTGATTCCGAACGGCCCCTAAGCTTTACCGTTCATTCAAAGGCGCCGGTCAATTAAAAGGCGCCACTAACAGAGATGAATCATCATCGAACACAACTGGTAGCAGACTCAAGTGGGGCCATTCAAGAATGCGGTACATTTAGCAGAAAAGATGGCCAAGCCGTGAACTTTCCGAACATACATACTGTAGTTCATAATTTGCTATCCAAAAACACGCAGCAGCAGATGGGCACCGTTACTACGCTGGCTGGCTTACTGTTAAGCTAAAACCGCCTCCGGCTTGCTGCAAAGGGCTACTTGCTTCTACGGCACTACTCTGATTCCTGAAGGCATGTCATGAGAAATTTCCCACTACTCTGATTCCTGAAGCTAATGTCCTCATAATTCCCACCCCTATACATTTCCCTCCTTAAAGAAAGAACATCCTACGTTGCAGTTAGTCCCACCTCGGAATTCAATCAGTCGAAGCCAAACATAAACCATCGCACATATAAGGTTGCCACAGCGACAAAAacttccaagtgttgcttcgggtGAACAACACACCAAGCTCCAAGGGATGATAGTTGACAACTCCATCTGGCCGGTTCCCATTCCATTTTGGTTAAGCGACTCCAAAGAAGCTACTTACTTCTCCATCTTTGCTGCAAACGACTTCCTCTCACCTGCGTGCCTCTGCAAAACGATGTTGCACATGCAAAAATTAAGGTCTCAACTTACAGAACCCACGCAAGTACAGAGAGTACGTAGGAAGCAGCATTTACCTTATGAAGTATACTGAACTTCATTGCTTGCTTTTCTCGGACAAGCATCCAGTCCAAGGCCAGGTCATATTCTATTGTATTGGGTTGAGAACAATGTGATGTTGACACTGCCTTCTTCTGCGGAAATAACAACAGTTGCATTGATATCATGTACAGAAAACGAGAAACTGCGACGGGATTAATTATAGGACACCATCGAGACCTGCTCTTCTCGTTGTCTTGGGTTCATTTTCTGATTACTGATGGTTAAGTGCCCAACCAGAGCTCCTGAAGCTGGTTTTGGGACCTTAAGTAACCCTTTGCTGCAGTAAAGGGGTCTGCAAGAAATACAATTAATCAGAAGTACCAGCAGTTAGCAAAAGAAGACCAAACTAGAAGATTACTAATTCATACTAgaactatatactttatactgagCAGTGCAAAGTGGCAGTCACATACAAACTGTGTAACCAGCAATTGCAATGTTGCACATGCACAATCCCTGTCTGATTTGCCAACTAAAGAACTAGTAAAACACATAAATTGGTGCTCATCGCAGAAGCAATTGGTTAATATAAAGCTCTGTTAGTTCCGACCGGTGTTTTTGCAGTTGGTTTGAACTGAGGTGCCATCATGTGAAACTGGAACATAACAAACAGTAGCGACGCTTGGTATGAAATTTATTACATGCCAGCACTGAATACGAAGTAAAGTACATTTCATCATTCCAACAAGTATTGACACAATAGAGTGAGTTACCTTCCACCCACAACCAAGCCTGAATTGATTTTCATAACAGCTTCATCAGCAATATTTCTAGAATTGAATACAACATATGCTTTTCCTACAAGTTAGAAAAAGGCATTTTATTTAAACTGCGTTGGATAAGGTTACATGGAACATGTTAGTATTTGTGTAGAAGTTCACTCACCATTGTTAGGATCATCGTAGGTCGGGTGGTTAATAGGCTTAGCAGTACAAGATAGTTGTAGTGCCTCACGAATAAGTTCCTGCAAACATGATCGTAATAAGATATGTTCACTAAATTGATGGTGCGATACACGAGAGGAGCAGATAACATGTGAAAAGAACATGAAGACTAAACAAAGCACGAGTAGAATGAGTACTGAATAGGGTGGACGAAGATCCTTGAGAAAAAGAGATGGATATGCACAGAGTTAATCAACTTTTTCATGCCCCAACAGTTTCAACTTCTCTGTGCTGCTACTTGTTATCGAATAAAaaacatatttatttatttattgctttCTTGAGCAGAAGCACATAGTTCCTTTTTCACAAACTCAGGAGACATTTTGTAAGAGACTGTAGAAGTTAAGCAGGCAGAAATCAGTGTACACAGCTGTGTAAAGCTCAGATTGTGGTTGCTGGATTGTGCTGTGGTGACTTGTTTATGATAATCTGCTGCGGAAAATAGTAATGGGGGCAGGAAAGAGTTGGTTTAGCCAAACCAAAATAATAGGAAAGAGTCAGTTGGAAAAGCTGTATCGTCATAATCCACATCAATGCCAAACACGGCCTACAGAACAGAAAGCTTAAGCTATTCAAGAAGACAAGTAGATGATCCTTCTAGGCCAGGAACACAATTAGAGAACTAGAAGCAGCTCGGGCTTCATGACAACCAAATACAGAAAAAGAAGATAGTCATAGTACCACTATTTCAGAAGCTCCAAACCGTATGTCAAGATTCTGAATATACACCAGCCTCCCCTCCTTATCAGCTTGTGCTAGTTTTCCATGCCATGGCTGCAAATTACATTTAATATAGATTGTGAGTTTATGACATATATATAACTGAAAGCCAAAGCATGATTTCATTCAATAGACAATAACATAGAACTGAAAATCAAAGGCTACATCTTAGTACTATGCTAATTTGATGAAACGATTTATCAAGTGAAGACTGCAGATATAACATATACTTCAtaacaacaacaacatatatacaaGCGACTATACAGCAAAGAAAAGATCACTCACCTGTGGTTTGAACCATTTGCTTCTGTCCTGTTAAATAACATAAAGGTGTATTAGCACACGAAAGTAAACATGATAGTAGCAAACTGTGTATTAGCACACGAAAGTAAACATGATAGTAGCAAACTGTAAACGACAGCATTTTGTGCATGATCTATCAAGTCAAACCTACTCGTAAATAGCACCGGTCAAATCTCTATCAAAAGCACGTAATATTCTGCCAAATAAAGAACAGTCCATAAATCAAAATAATTGAGAAATTTGAGACCCCTTTACTTGCTGTGTACAAATAAACGATTATATGTGCCCAAGATTCAATCTACTAATGCTTAAGAAATATAGCTGAACATGTAAATAATACTTCAGGTGGTAAGTTCGAAAAGGGCACAGCCCCAAAATACCTGCTCTAGTGCATGGTGGCAGTTCACCATTCAAGGGACTGCTTTATGGCATTGAATTATTAATTTTCAGTAGAGTAGGCCAGTGTTGTGTCTTTGGCATATGGTCTGGTTTAAATTTGTCAACTAAAATGTTCCAAGCACACCACAGCCTAAAGTAAAGTTACTATTTCTCTGAAAAGGAACCAAAATATACCTTATCCTTTTATGTGCGTTAAATTATGATACGTTGGAGTTGGATAGCAATCAACGTGTTTTTCGTTTCACTGAGCATGCATCCAGTTTACATGTCCACGAGCAAACACATAGTAACTGCTCGGGGTAAagaataaaagaatacaaaaggtGACACTGACACTGTGTTTTTCATGTTTATAACATGTCCATTTTTTCGCATTATATTTATCACTCTGAAATATGTCACCAACAGCTATTTACTAATTCAGAAAACTTACAGCCTGCCTTGTTGTTTGTTGCGCCGAAGGAACAGAGCGAACTTTCACGTCAGGAACTGGGGCCATACTTTGCGTTGTAAGATCTTGAGATAGTTTCAACTTCTTTGAAGGCATATTCTTCGTTGTGAGATCTTGAGATAATTTCAACTTCTTTGAAGGCATCTTATCAGAGAGAACTTTCTGTGTACTCTCTGTACgtttgaaaactttttgtgtgggTTTGGGAACATCCTCCTCAACTGCTAGGGGAAGAGGAACAGCAGCAACCTGAGCTTTATCCACCTCTTTGACTGATGGGGGAAGAGAAATGGCCACTGACTGGGAAAGGGGAACTGCAGCAACAGGAATTTCATCCTCCATCTTAGCAGCTGATTGCGGAAGGGGTGCAACAGGAATTTCATCCATCTTAACCGCTGATTGCGGAAGGGGTGCAACCAGACCTGCACCCACCTTCTGATCCATGCCTTGCACATCCTGATCCGGGTAACATATAACTTGCTCATCTTTAGGATTAAGCAGCACGTTGACTGCATCAGAAGGAGGGTAGTTAGAGATGTACGTGCCCATTATATGTGTGTGTATAATGTACTGCTTAAACGAAATATTTAATGTGATGTAATGCATGAACAAAATTGACATCCATTGCTGACCTTCCAGCCCTGCAATTTTCTCAGGTACTTGCTCAGAAAGTGTGCAGTTTCCAACATCAAAAAACCTATAGAAGATATAATCAGCGACCGTTTGTTCCTTTGGGGTAGGCTGGCGATTCCTTTCATCCTTTGAAATGCAAACAACAGTGCATTTACCAGCAATAGATTCCTGCAATAAAAAATCGCTATTAGAACATTTTACCTGTAAGAAAGGTCAGAAATGAACTGAATTAACAATGATGCGCCCAGCTAGCTTCGAAAAAATGTAATTGTTGACCCCAACTAGCTTGTTGCCCCTTTCTACTGACCAAGCTGGTTCTGCTCAGTTTTGCAAATGAGCAACCAAGCCGGATCCAGCTCATTCAGGCTTTTGTTCTGTCTAGTATTGCCAAATATACTTCCAAAAGTGGTAATCAAACTGTTGCTCCTTGCATATTGTTAGCACGCCTTTTATACAGGAAGATTATAAATTCAAATTGCATTTCTGATGTGGATCAATCCAATTAAAAAATGCAAATATGTGAGTAAGGAAGGAACAAACTACCAGTGGGTTGATATCGGCAAGGCCAGTGCCATCACCAGAAGCAAGAAATATCTCATTCTCCGCCACGGGGCCTCTTAAAAAATTTCTGATCTCATCCGGGGTGAAAAACCAAAGAATCTTTACTTTCTTAGCTTCATTTTGCTGCCATATCTTTACTATCTTTCCAATGTATGGTTCAGATTCACCATTTTTAAAAAGATATACACAGTCATACAGTGAGTACTTCACATTGTCAAATGTGAAGGAACCATAGAACTGTGTATCCATCTTGGCACCACCTTTTGCTCTCTTCTTTCCCCACGAAAACTGGATATTCTCGTTACTTTCACCCATTCTGATAATGGCCACTTGCAGCTCAATTTGCCCTTACCATAGGCCTAGAAAGATAAAAACCGGTAGATCAGATCTTAATAAATTAAGCAGCATCAAAACATCTAAAAATCATAGTATCACCACATATAACTCCTGAATTCTTAGTCCTTTCAATTTTAACCATAAACAGTAAACACAAAATTCTTAACCGTTTTAGTTAATCAGCTATGGCACAATGTCTATAATCAACTCTCAAGCAGTCCATTTATTGTCCACTCTAAGGAAGACTGTATAtttcccttgggggggggggggggggtgcatcagCTTTTTTTTAAGCTAACCAGAATGGCGCCCACACACCATATCACAAGAAATGTGCAGTGTTCATACTTCACACATACATTACAGAAAAACATCATCCTGATGCTATGAGAACTTGAGAAAACGGCATACAAACACCAAAAGAATCATTCCCAAAACACAAAATGCACACTACAGAGTTCTGAGCATAACAAATGCTGCAGCCCAAAGACGATTTAAACAACCCCCAAAATTCATGAACGATCCTTGCAGAAAAATACCTAAACCAG
This region of Triticum aestivum cultivar Chinese Spring chromosome 2D, IWGSC CS RefSeq v2.1, whole genome shotgun sequence genomic DNA includes:
- the LOC123052096 gene encoding protein ANTI-SILENCING 1, yielding MGESNENIQFSWGKKRAKGGAKMDTQFYGSFTFDNVKYSLYDCVYLFKNGESEPYIGKIVKIWQQNEAKKVKILWFFTPDEIRNFLRGPVAENEIFLASGDGTGLADINPLESIAGKCTVVCISKDERNRQPTPKEQTVADYIFYRFFDVGNCTLSEQVPEKIAGLEVNVLLNPKDEQVICYPDQDVQGMDQKVGAGLVAPLPQSAVKMDEIPVAPLPQSAAKMEDEIPVAAVPLSQSVAISLPPSVKEVDKAQVAAVPLPLAVEEDVPKPTQKVFKRTESTQKVLSDKMPSKKLKLSQDLTTKNMPSKKLKLSQDLTTQSMAPVPDVKVRSVPSAQQTTRQADRSKWFKPQPWHGKLAQADKEGRLVYIQNLDIRFGASEIVELIREALQLSCTAKPINHPTYDDPNNGKAYVVFNSRNIADEAVMKINSGLVVGGRPLYCSKGLLKVPKPASGALVGHLTISNQKMNPRQREEQKKAVSTSHCSQPNTIEYDLALDWMLVREKQAMKFSILHKRHAGERKSFAAKMEK